Within the Candidatus Hydrogenedentota bacterium genome, the region GATGACTACGCCCGATTCCTTATCGAAGAGATGCTCCCCGAAGTCGGGAAGCACTACAAACTCACCGAAGACTCCGATCAGCGCGCCATCTGCGGCATCAGCTCCGGCGGCATCTGCGCCTTTACCGTCGCCTGGGAGCGCCCCGACGCCTTCCGCAAGGTACTGAGCCACGTGGGCAGCTTCACCAACATCCGCGGCGGTCACGTGTATCCCGCGCTCATCCGGAAAGAGGAGAAACGGCCGATACGGGTATTCCTCCAGGCGGGCGAAAAGGATCTGGACAATGCCCACGGCAACTGGCCCCTCGCCAACTTGGAAATGGACAAGGCCCTCGCGTTCGCGGGCTATGATTACCGCTTCGAAATGGGTACCGAGGGCCACAATGGCAAACACGGCGGCGCGATCCTGCCCGAGTCGCTGCGGTGGTTGTGGCGGTAGGGGAGCTGTCCACTCGAAGATCGGAGAATAGTGGTGCCAACGATTCGGCGAGCGCTATCGGCAACGGAGAATGCAAGGGAATGATGACTAACGCGGAAGTGCTCGATAAGTTGAGGGATCTACTTGGGAATCCACACGAGTCGGAGTGCCTTGAATTCAAGGAGGCGCGAAGCAGCTTTAGTTCGGAGGAAATGGGGAAATACTTTTCCGCACTTTCGAACGAGGCAAATCTCAGCGGCGAGTCGAGTGCCTGGCTTGTTTTTGGTGTCATCGACAAATCGAGAACGGTTTGTGGCTCACAGTATCGCGCTGATCCGGTGAGTCTTCACTCGCTGAAGCATGAGGTTGCACAGTTCACAGGTGGAGTGACGTTCAAGACCATTTACACCACGTTGTGTGACGAAAAGCGTGTCATTCTCTTCGAGATTCCGCCCGCCTCGACAGGCATACCAACTCCATACAAGGGCCACTACTATGGGCGCGACGGAGAATCTCTGGTTCCGCTAAGTTTGCAAAAGATGGAGCGCATTCGCCGAGGGGATGTGCCTCTGGATTGGTCGGGCGAGATCTGTCCAAATGCGACCTTGGAAGATCTCGATGATACCGCGCTTCAACTGGCGAGAAGCTACTTTCGCGAGAAGAACAAGTACAAGGAGTTC harbors:
- a CDS encoding esterase family protein, which encodes MRTHSILIALLGLISLLPAPAQDYTLAGDSLPKEGVPKGTVTKHQFTASQVYPGTVRDYWVYVPAQYDGATPAAVMVFQDGEWYVDTEKDFRAPVVFDNLIHQGAMPVTIGIFINPGVIPAADGQGEPAKNRSVEYDTLSDDYARFLIEEMLPEVGKHYKLTEDSDQRAICGISSGGICAFTVAWERPDAFRKVLSHVGSFTNIRGGHVYPALIRKEEKRPIRVFLQAGEKDLDNAHGNWPLANLEMDKALAFAGYDYRFEMGTEGHNGKHGGAILPESLRWLWR
- a CDS encoding putative DNA binding domain-containing protein: MMTNAEVLDKLRDLLGNPHESECLEFKEARSSFSSEEMGKYFSALSNEANLSGESSAWLVFGVIDKSRTVCGSQYRADPVSLHSLKHEVAQFTGGVTFKTIYTTLCDEKRVILFEIPPASTGIPTPYKGHYYGRDGESLVPLSLQKMERIRRGDVPLDWSGEICPNATLEDLDDTALQLARSYFREKNKYKEFSKDTEEWSDAEFLEKCRLTKAGKITRACILLLGRFESAFHLEPAVAQITWKLEGEQRAYEHFGPPFLRTTTELYARVRNPIQKMESPSELIPYEFPVYEKSVILEALHNAVAHQDYGSVK